Proteins encoded within one genomic window of Triticum aestivum cultivar Chinese Spring chromosome 2D, IWGSC CS RefSeq v2.1, whole genome shotgun sequence:
- the LOC100037588 gene encoding LOW QUALITY PROTEIN: uncharacterized protein (The sequence of the model RefSeq protein was modified relative to this genomic sequence to represent the inferred CDS: inserted 1 base in 1 codon) — MAAPFLLLLLLVVSGGAAAGGDDEAWLSRLELRGIDDPGRGHASVAPEEEVFMDVIIATDDDEAGETPRLEFRGIDDSGRGHASVAPEEPVFTARVSTDDDEAPRLQFRGIDGSGHGHASDAPKQQAFVDVMSANGCARFAGLLAATANAGEIFQQRLLDGRGRGLTVFCPDDLAVATFTPKFDSLSADDQLAVLLHHGAGARYRREQFQAFDWVWVGSLATDAATNKSHAITIRDDGDTVRLWPSCGSGAGVKVTKTVSEEXPLAVYVVDAVLLPSHLRQKLDGGDEPAAACKPCGGYLRWLHCCIPAWVTILVAVGSMVCTVVGFLIPQDCCRRIH; from the exons ATGGCCGCGCCGTTTCTGCTCCTTCTTCTGCTCGTCGTCTCTGGGGGCGCTGCAgcgggcggcgacgacgaggcgTGGCTTTCCCGGCTCGAGCTCCGAGGCATCGATGACCCGGGCCGTGGGCACGCGTCCGtcgcgccggaggaggaggtgttcaTGGACGTTATTATCGCCACTGACGACGACGAGGCGGGCGAAACGCCCCGACTCGAGTTCCGTGGCATCGACGATTCGGGCCGTGGGCACGCGTCCGTCGCGCCGGAGGAGCCGGTGTTCACGGCCCGTGTCTCCACGGACGACGACGAAGCGCCTCGGCTCCAGTTCCGAGGCATCGACGGCTCGGGCCATGGGCACGCGTCCGACGCGCCGAAGCAGCAGGCGTTCGTGGACGTTATGTCCGCCAACGGATGCGCGAGGTTCGCGGGCCTCCTCGCCGCGACGGCGAACGCGGGCGAGATCTTCCAGCAGCGCCTCCTCGACGGCCGCGGCCGCGGGCTCACTGTCTTCTGCCCCGACGACCTCGCGGTGGCGACGTTCACGCCCAAGTTCGACAGCCTGAGCGCCGACGACCAGCTCGCCGTCCTGCTTCACCACGGCGCGGGGGCGCGCTACCGGAGGGAGCAGTTCCAGGCGTTCGACTGGGTGTGGGTGGGCTCGCTGGCCACCGACGCGGCCACCAACAAGAGCCACGCCATCACCATCCGCGACGACGGGGACACGGTGCGGCTGTGGCCGTCGTGCGGGAGCGGCGCTGGGGTGAAGGTGACCAAGACGGTGTCCGAAG GCCCCCTCGCCGTGTACGTCGTCGACGCCGTGCTGCTGCCGAGCCACCTGCGACAGAAGCTGGATGGCGGCGACGAGCCGGCTGCTGCGTGCAAGCCGTGCGGTGGCTATCTCCGCTGGCTCCACTGCTGCATCCCGGCCTGGGTAACGATACTCGTGGCCGTGGGCAGCATGGTCTGCACCGTGGTGGGGTTTCTTATCCCGCAGGACTGCTGCCGCAGGATTCACTGA